Proteins from a genomic interval of Drosophila melanogaster chromosome 2R:
- the Or49a gene encoding odorant receptor 49a — MEKLRSYEDFIFMANMMFKTLGYDLFHTPKPWWRYLLVRGYFVLCTISNFYEASMVTTRIIEWESLAGSPSKIMRQGLHFFYMLSSQLKFITFMINRKRLLQLSHRLKELYPHKEQNQRKYEVNKYYLSCSTRNVLYVYYFVMVVMALEPLVQSCIMYLIGFGKADFTYKRIFPTRLTFDSEKPLGYVLAYVIDFTYSQFIVNVSLGTDLWMMCVSSQISMHLGYLANMLASIRPSPETEQQDCDFLASIIKRHQLMIRLQKDVNYVFGLLLASNLFTTSCLLCCMAYYTVVEGFNWEGISYMMLFASVAAQFYVVSSHGQMLIDLSTNLAKAAFESKWYEGSLRYKKEILILMAQAQRPLEISARGVIIISLDTFKILMTITYRFFAVIRQTVEK; from the exons atggaaaaactacGTTCCTATGAGGATTTCATCTTCATGGCCAACATGATGTTCAAGACCCTTGGCTACGATCTATTCCATACACCCAAACCCTGGTGGCGCTATCTGCTTGTGCGAGGATACTTCGTTTTGTGCACGATCAGCAACTTTTACGAGGCTTCCATGGTGACGACAAGGATAATTGAGTGGGAATCCTTGGCCGGAAGTCCCTCCAAAATAATGCGACAGGGTCTGCACTTCTTTTACATGTTGAGTagccaattgaaatttatCACATTCATGATAAATCGCAAACGCCTACTGCAGCTGAGCCATCGTTTGAAAGAGTTGTATCCTCATAAAGAGCAAAATCAAAGGAAGTACGAGGTGAATAAATACTACCTATCCTGTTCCACGCGCAATGTTTTGTACGTGTACTACTTTGTAATGGTCGTCATGGCACTGGAACCCCTCGTTCAGTCGTGCATTATGTACCTGATAGGCTTTGGAAAAGCTGATTTTACCTATAAACGCATTTTTCCCACGCGCCTCACTTTCGATTCTGAAAAACCTTTGGGCTATGTGTTGGCCTACGTGATAGACTTCACCTATAGCCAGTTCATAGTGAATGTGAGCCTGGGCACAGATCTGTGGATGATGTGCGTCTCAAGCCAAATATCGATGCACTTGGGCTATCTGGCCAATATGTTGGCCTCCATTCGACCAAGTCCAGAAACGGAACAACAAGACTGTGACTTCTTGGCCAGCATTATAAAGAGACATCAACTAATGATCAG GCTTCAAAAGGACGTGAACTATGTTTTTGGACTCTTATTGGCATCTAATCTGTTTACCACATCCTGTTTACTTTGCTGCATGGCGTACTATACCGTCGTCGAAGGTTTCAATTGGGAGGGCATTTCCTATATGATGCTCTTTGCTAGTGTAGCTGCCCAGTTCTACGTTGTCAGCTCACACGGACAAATGttaatagatttg AGTACAAATTTAGCCAAGGCTGCCTTTGAAAGCAAGTGGTATGAAGGATCTTTGCGATACAAAAAGGAGATACTCATTCTAATGGCACAGGCTCAACGACCTTTGGAGATTTCAGCCAGGGGAGTAATTATCATATCCCTCGACACCTTTAAAATA TTGATGACCATCACATACAGATTTTTCGCGGTTATACGACAAACTGTAGAAAAGTAA